CCACTACgttgtttcaaaaaatcgaaaaaattctcAAGGGACGGGATTTCACcttgttttttactttgttcaaataatttacgAGTTGGTAGATCTAGTTTTTTATCTATccagaaaataagaatataatctaataactgttttggatttaaatttagttttgacattgattgtataattttatacattttagcCGTTATTTCACGTAAAAGCGTAGGGCAAGTTTTGCTCACAGGTTTTTGTTGGTATATTTGATCAATTAAGTTATACAGTAGAACACTTTGATCATCATACCTTTGTTTTAAAGTATCTATTgctatttgaaaattgtcatcACAAAGTTCTAGATCGTCTATCAATTGCAAGGGCTCGTTAGAAAGGGAAGCTTTTAAatatagcaattttttgatatttgttaagCTATTGTTAGAAATAATCAGATTTTCAAAGAGTTGAATGAATGAAGGCCACTCTGACGTCTGACCCTTAAATTTAGGCAAGGAAATATCAGGTAACTTGACGTcgatattacaattattattagtttgacTCTGAGAGTTTGAATTATCGTTCGATGTCAATTCATCAATCATTCTAGATAGTTCAGAATTAGTTGTGAAgtattttttctcaactaaGTCTATGTCTTCGTTATCTGATAATTCATCCTGAGAGTTTTCAATAAGCATTTCaatttgaccttgaatattttcatattgtaagAAATACTTTTCAAGCTTGTCGCGTCTGTTTATACATTCATTCATAAATGCAGTTTCATTTGTAACAGTAGATTGGGAAGTTATCCAGTTATTCATTCTGGTAATAGAAGATTTCACAGATCTTCTctgtgtttttaaatttttcagagacattttttggaaatttcactTGCAATTGTACGAAATAGAATAGATTggaattttacaattgaaacttgaaattatactaaattgagttcgaatatttggaaatattaaatgaactagcaatatattgattttttttaacacacAATGCACTTGGGAAGATTAAAGGTTTGATCCTACCTTGAATACTGGAAGTTACTGCTGCCTAGGGACACAGGAACTTGAATATCTTGAAGGAAGTTGAATTTTCTGTGACAATTGCATATAATCTCGAAGAATAGTATGAAGAAAGACTCTGTAAATACCTATTTTgctatccggctcgaaggaccacaaagatggttggaaaatgaccgtgttcttcaaccactttacccacacgcctatttatatctaagcgtgaggagcgctgca
This portion of the Diorhabda sublineata isolate icDioSubl1.1 chromosome X, icDioSubl1.1, whole genome shotgun sequence genome encodes:
- the LOC130450622 gene encoding phosphatidylinositol 3-kinase 3-like; the protein is MSLKNLKTQRRSVKSSITRMNNWITSQSTVTNETAFMNECINRRDKLEKYFLQYENIQGQIEMLIENSQDELSDNEDIDLVEKKYFTTNSELSRMIDELTSNDNSNSQSQTNNNCNIDVKLPDISLPKFKGQTSEWPSFIQLFENLIISNNSLTNIKKLLYLKASLSNEPLQLIDDLELCDDNFQIAIDTLKQRYDDQSVLLYNLIDQIYQQKPVSKTCPTLLREITAKIIYHSNVYTTNGQHPHTKSINNRNNNFNRQIDENSHSHQATDNRQNPSRPQKNYDNAETNENSQDNNSNVSAIQTQSLSALSTECHVLLATAKIIMYDSHNNPFKTTILLDNGSQNSFVSQELVNKLQLKTFEKKNTANFRHITNSINHK